The following are encoded together in the Tepidiforma bonchosmolovskayae genome:
- the trpD gene encoding anthranilate phosphoribosyltransferase, with protein MAVQEAIKSLVDAGDLPPALAAAALEELMTGAATPAQVGAFLAAWRIRGESAPAIAACLEVMLRHAEPVPAAGTIDICGTGGDGIDTINVSTAAGFIVAACGVRVAKHGNRAASSKCGSADVLEALGARIDLDGQAIARIIDACNFCFLFAQRMHPAMRHVGGARREIGIRTVFNILGPLSNPAAPARQLVGVGAASLGPLVAQALALRGVEYALVVHSEDGLDEISPAAPTRAWVVADGAVAERTIAPADFGLPLAPLSAVAGGDAAANAGDILAILDGAEGPKTDFTLMNAAAALVVAGRAADFREGVRLAREAVAAGRAREVLDTYIALSREAAGG; from the coding sequence ATGGCCGTCCAGGAAGCAATCAAGTCCCTCGTCGACGCCGGAGACCTCCCCCCGGCGCTCGCCGCTGCCGCCCTCGAGGAGCTCATGACCGGCGCCGCCACCCCCGCGCAGGTCGGCGCCTTCCTCGCCGCGTGGCGCATCCGCGGCGAATCCGCACCCGCAATCGCCGCCTGCCTTGAGGTCATGCTCCGCCACGCCGAGCCCGTGCCTGCCGCCGGCACCATCGACATCTGCGGCACCGGCGGCGACGGCATCGATACCATCAACGTCTCCACCGCCGCCGGCTTCATCGTCGCCGCCTGCGGCGTCCGCGTCGCCAAGCACGGCAACCGCGCCGCCAGCTCGAAGTGCGGCAGCGCCGATGTCCTAGAAGCCCTCGGCGCCCGCATCGACCTCGACGGGCAGGCCATCGCCCGCATCATCGATGCCTGCAACTTCTGCTTCCTCTTCGCCCAGCGGATGCACCCCGCCATGCGCCACGTCGGCGGCGCCCGCCGCGAAATCGGCATCCGCACCGTCTTCAACATCCTCGGCCCGCTCTCGAACCCCGCCGCGCCCGCCCGCCAGCTCGTCGGTGTCGGCGCTGCCTCCCTCGGCCCGCTCGTCGCTCAGGCCCTCGCCCTCCGCGGCGTCGAATACGCCCTCGTCGTCCACTCCGAAGACGGCCTCGACGAAATCAGCCCCGCGGCCCCGACCCGCGCATGGGTCGTCGCCGATGGCGCCGTCGCCGAGCGCACCATCGCCCCCGCAGACTTTGGCCTGCCCCTCGCTCCCCTTTCCGCCGTCGCCGGCGGCGATGCCGCGGCCAACGCCGGCGACATCCTCGCCATCCTCGATGGCGCCGAAGGACCGAAGACCGACTTCACCCTCATGAACGCCGCAGCCGCCCTCGTGGTCGCCGGCCGCGCCGCCGATTTCCGCGAGGGCGTCCGCCTCGCCCGGGAGGCCGTCGCCGCCGGCCGCGCCCGCGAAGTCCTCGATACCTACATCGCGCTCTCCCGGGAGGCCGCCGGTGGGTAG
- a CDS encoding anthranilate synthase component II — translation MTTLLIDNYDSFTYNLYQYLCELGADVRVFRNDQVTLEECLALEPDHVVISPGPGDPEDAGISRDVIRAFAGRVPVLGVCLGHQCIYDVYGGTVAGAGEIKHGKTSRITHDGRGVFAGIPSPFEAVRYHSLCGTPETLPPELEVTARSESGIIMGVRHRRYTVEGVQFHPESIATQYGKELLANFLRMEGGEWPA, via the coding sequence GTGACCACCCTGCTCATCGATAACTACGACTCCTTCACCTACAACCTCTACCAGTACCTCTGCGAACTCGGCGCCGATGTCCGCGTCTTCCGCAACGACCAGGTCACGCTCGAGGAGTGCCTCGCGCTCGAGCCCGACCACGTCGTCATCTCGCCCGGCCCCGGCGACCCGGAGGATGCCGGCATCTCCCGCGACGTCATCCGTGCCTTCGCCGGCAGGGTGCCCGTCCTCGGCGTCTGTCTCGGCCACCAGTGCATCTACGACGTCTACGGCGGCACCGTCGCCGGCGCCGGCGAAATCAAGCACGGCAAAACCTCCCGGATCACCCACGACGGCCGCGGCGTCTTCGCCGGCATCCCCTCGCCCTTCGAAGCGGTCCGCTACCACTCCCTCTGCGGCACCCCCGAGACGCTCCCGCCCGAGCTCGAAGTTACCGCCCGCTCCGAATCCGGCATCATCATGGGCGTCCGCCACCGCCGCTACACCGTCGAAGGCGTCCAGTTCCACCCCGAGTCGATCGCCACGCAGTACGGCAAGGAGCTCCTCGCGAACTTCCTCCGCATGGAGGGTGGCGAATGGCCCGCCTGA
- a CDS encoding HAD family hydrolase, which yields MSAILWDLDDTLLETLPARMASLAHAHQVVLGEPVDPVELWRSNRGGTLEDLARRLLGDDYQRFTRAYREHYYVPGRPAPRPFEGVEAVLRSLHAAGIPMAVVTSKVSYGAVEELEAAGLLRYFRAVIGFDDTERHKPDPEPVYAALDRLLADYPERAVIVGDSPADIWAARNAGIRSVAALWGSIDAAATLDALPDFTARTPGHVLELAVEQGFGR from the coding sequence GTGAGCGCCATCCTCTGGGACCTCGACGATACGCTCCTCGAGACCCTCCCCGCCCGGATGGCCTCGCTCGCCCACGCCCACCAGGTCGTCCTCGGCGAACCCGTCGACCCGGTCGAACTCTGGCGCTCCAACCGCGGCGGCACCCTCGAAGACCTCGCCCGCCGCCTCCTCGGCGACGACTACCAGCGCTTCACCCGCGCCTACCGCGAGCACTACTACGTCCCCGGCCGCCCGGCGCCCCGCCCCTTCGAGGGCGTCGAAGCCGTCCTCCGCTCCCTCCACGCCGCCGGCATCCCCATGGCCGTCGTCACCTCGAAGGTCTCGTACGGCGCCGTCGAAGAGCTCGAGGCCGCCGGCCTCCTCCGCTACTTCCGCGCCGTCATCGGCTTCGACGACACCGAGCGCCATAAGCCCGACCCCGAGCCGGTCTACGCCGCGCTCGACCGCCTCCTCGCCGACTACCCCGAACGCGCCGTCATCGTCGGCGACAGCCCCGCCGACATCTGGGCCGCCCGCAACGCTGGCATTCGCTCCGTCGCGGCCCTCTGGGGCAGCATCGATGCCGCCGCCACGCTCGATGCCCTCCCCGACTTCACCGCCCGGACCCCGGGACACGTCCTCGAGCTCGCCGTCGAACAGGGGTTCGGCCGATGA
- a CDS encoding carboxymuconolactone decarboxylase family protein, producing MKQHITMAAILERGGRIFLVRPQPGAPWELPSGPLPPGVDDVDEEMDRILQRLGVHAPAVEEDFLQTHYFPADDGQVVYNLYAPTGWQGEPAPPPGVGSGWFTLDELDAIDLLPGVRQAILEAFGLVQPPDRTGEILAALGAELAEAVREPAAPASLDSRAAGLDVLRTLGGRDPGAAFENLRRTAPELADDIVDFALARGWSSPILDRRTRSLLVIAMLAAQGRTGGPLRSHIEGALNHGASPAQVIEVLRMVAVYAGFPAALEAWPAMEEVFARRGIPRPGRPEAAP from the coding sequence ATGAAACAGCACATTACCATGGCCGCCATCCTCGAGCGCGGCGGACGCATCTTCCTCGTCCGGCCGCAGCCCGGCGCGCCCTGGGAGCTCCCCTCCGGCCCCCTCCCGCCCGGCGTCGACGACGTCGACGAAGAGATGGACCGCATCCTCCAGCGGCTCGGCGTCCACGCCCCCGCCGTCGAAGAAGACTTCCTCCAGACCCACTACTTCCCCGCCGACGACGGCCAGGTCGTCTACAACCTCTACGCCCCCACCGGCTGGCAGGGCGAACCGGCCCCCCCGCCCGGTGTCGGCAGCGGGTGGTTCACCCTTGACGAGCTCGACGCCATCGACCTCCTCCCCGGCGTCCGCCAGGCCATCCTCGAGGCCTTCGGCCTCGTCCAGCCGCCCGACCGCACCGGCGAAATCCTCGCAGCCCTCGGCGCAGAACTCGCCGAAGCCGTGCGCGAACCCGCAGCCCCCGCCTCCCTCGACTCCCGGGCTGCGGGCCTCGACGTCCTCCGGACCCTCGGCGGCCGCGACCCGGGCGCCGCCTTCGAGAACCTCCGGCGCACCGCCCCCGAGCTCGCCGACGACATCGTCGACTTCGCCCTCGCCCGCGGCTGGTCCAGCCCCATCCTCGACCGCCGCACCCGCAGCCTGCTGGTCATCGCGATGCTCGCCGCCCAGGGCCGCACCGGAGGCCCGCTCCGCTCCCATATCGAGGGCGCACTCAACCACGGCGCATCCCCGGCCCAGGTCATCGAAGTGCTGCGCATGGTCGCCGTCTACGCCGGCTTCCCGGCCGCTCTCGAAGCCTGGCCCGCCATGGAAGAGGTCTTCGCCCGCCGCGGCATCCCCCGGCCCGGCCGCCCGGAGGCCGCCCCGTGA
- the trpE gene encoding anthranilate synthase component I codes for MLRPTLDEVRQLARSGQGNLVAVYREVTADLETPVSAYLKVASGPYSFLLESVEGGERLARYSFIGTQPYRVLRTGPGQEWEGDPLIPVEQELARFRQVVTPGIPAFTGGAIGYVAYDAVRHFEPRVRPPEVDEIGIPESMWLFTDAMVVFDHIHHTIKVIAHCRLDGDVESAYRQAAFQIDAIVERLENPTVPLPHQDIAAVLRTNGQAESNVGREGYELMVEKIREYIIAGDAIQVVPSQRLRRPTAVHPFNIYRQLRTINPSPYMFYLDLGEFQVVGASPELLVRVEDGIVTTHPIAGTRPRGATPEEDERLAAELLADEKERAEHIMLVDLGRNDIGRVARPGTVRVDSLMHIEKYSHVMHIVSNVSGQLAPDKTRFDAFRSVFPAGTLSGAPKVRAMEIIAELEPSRRGIYGGAVGYASFAGSLDTCIAIRTMVVKDGVAYLQAGGGIVYDSVPATEYMETVNKMRALMRAIDQAEVAAAQLKTGSIGYG; via the coding sequence ATGCTTCGCCCAACGCTCGACGAGGTTCGCCAGCTCGCCCGGTCCGGCCAGGGCAACCTCGTGGCCGTCTACCGCGAGGTCACGGCCGACCTCGAGACGCCCGTCTCCGCCTACCTCAAGGTCGCCAGCGGCCCCTATTCCTTCCTCCTCGAATCGGTCGAAGGCGGCGAGCGGCTCGCCCGCTACTCCTTCATCGGCACCCAGCCCTACCGCGTCCTGCGCACCGGCCCCGGCCAGGAGTGGGAAGGCGACCCCCTCATTCCCGTCGAGCAGGAGCTCGCCCGCTTCCGCCAGGTCGTCACCCCCGGCATTCCCGCCTTCACCGGCGGCGCCATCGGCTACGTCGCCTACGATGCCGTCCGCCACTTCGAGCCGCGCGTCCGCCCGCCCGAGGTCGACGAAATCGGCATCCCCGAGTCGATGTGGCTCTTCACCGATGCCATGGTCGTCTTCGACCACATCCACCACACCATCAAGGTCATCGCCCACTGCCGCCTCGACGGTGACGTGGAGAGCGCCTACCGGCAGGCCGCCTTCCAGATCGACGCCATCGTGGAGCGCCTCGAAAACCCCACCGTGCCCCTCCCCCACCAGGATATCGCCGCCGTCCTCCGCACCAATGGCCAGGCCGAGTCCAACGTTGGGCGCGAAGGCTACGAGCTGATGGTCGAGAAGATCCGGGAGTACATCATCGCCGGCGACGCCATCCAGGTCGTCCCCTCCCAGCGCCTCCGCCGCCCCACCGCCGTTCACCCGTTCAACATTTACCGCCAGCTCCGGACCATCAACCCCTCGCCCTACATGTTCTACCTCGACCTCGGCGAGTTCCAGGTCGTCGGCGCCTCGCCTGAGCTCCTCGTCCGCGTCGAAGACGGCATCGTCACCACCCACCCCATCGCCGGCACCCGCCCCCGCGGTGCCACCCCCGAGGAGGACGAACGCCTCGCCGCCGAACTCCTCGCCGACGAAAAGGAGCGCGCCGAGCACATCATGCTCGTCGACCTCGGCCGGAACGATATCGGCCGCGTCGCCCGTCCCGGCACCGTGCGGGTCGATAGCCTGATGCACATCGAGAAGTACTCGCACGTCATGCACATCGTCTCCAACGTCTCGGGCCAGCTCGCCCCCGACAAAACCCGCTTCGATGCCTTCCGCTCCGTCTTCCCCGCCGGCACGCTCTCCGGCGCGCCAAAGGTCCGCGCCATGGAGATCATCGCCGAGCTCGAACCCTCCCGCCGCGGCATCTACGGCGGCGCCGTCGGCTACGCCAGCTTCGCCGGCAGCCTCGATACCTGCATTGCCATCCGCACCATGGTCGTCAAGGACGGCGTCGCCTACCTCCAGGCCGGCGGCGGCATCGTCTACGACTCCGTCCCCGCAACCGAATACATGGAAACCGTCAACAAGATGCGCGCCCTCATGCGCGCCATCGACCAGGCCGAAGTCGCCGCCGCTCAGCTCAAAACCGGGAGTATCGGCTACGGCTGA
- the trpS gene encoding tryptophan--tRNA ligase: protein MTDRKRILTGIRPTGALHLGHYAGALENWVRLQHDYECYFLIADYQVSDYADDIPRVREAVWEVALDWLAVGLDPEGSAFVIESLVPEHAELATLLGWFLPVSMLERNPTLKAEMAAMENPEDGSTERKSVPVAFYTYPVMQVANILMPRAHLVPVGEDQLPHIELTRETARRFNRRFKEVFPEPEALVGRVPRLVGIDGNAKMSKSRGNTIDLKDDAETVARKVRAMYGGPPRAANEPGRCDENPIFLYLRAFDPDTGGLAELEREYETRGVPNKVLKDRLTKVLNDLLDPFRERRAYYQARMRLVRDALASGSERMRRIARETMDMVHDALDLNYLEKY, encoded by the coding sequence GTGACCGACCGCAAGCGGATCCTCACCGGCATCCGCCCCACCGGCGCCCTCCACCTCGGCCACTACGCCGGCGCGCTCGAAAACTGGGTGCGGCTCCAGCACGACTACGAGTGCTACTTCCTCATCGCCGACTACCAGGTCTCCGACTACGCCGACGACATCCCCCGCGTCCGCGAGGCCGTCTGGGAGGTCGCCCTCGACTGGCTCGCCGTCGGCCTCGACCCCGAAGGCTCCGCCTTCGTCATCGAAAGCCTCGTCCCCGAACACGCCGAACTCGCCACCCTCCTCGGCTGGTTCCTCCCCGTCTCCATGCTCGAGCGCAACCCGACCCTCAAGGCGGAAATGGCTGCCATGGAGAACCCCGAGGACGGCTCCACCGAGCGCAAGTCCGTGCCCGTCGCCTTCTACACCTACCCGGTCATGCAGGTGGCCAACATCCTCATGCCCCGCGCCCACCTCGTGCCCGTCGGCGAAGACCAGCTCCCCCACATCGAGCTCACCCGCGAAACCGCCCGCCGCTTCAACCGCCGCTTCAAAGAGGTCTTCCCCGAACCCGAAGCCCTCGTCGGCCGCGTGCCCCGCCTCGTCGGCATCGACGGCAACGCCAAGATGAGCAAATCGCGCGGCAACACCATCGACCTCAAAGACGACGCCGAAACCGTCGCCCGCAAGGTCCGCGCCATGTACGGCGGCCCGCCCCGCGCCGCCAACGAACCCGGCCGCTGCGACGAAAACCCCATCTTCCTCTACCTCCGCGCCTTCGACCCCGACACCGGGGGCCTCGCCGAACTCGAGCGCGAATACGAAACCCGTGGGGTGCCCAACAAAGTCCTCAAGGACCGCCTCACGAAGGTCCTCAACGACCTCCTCGACCCCTTCCGCGAGCGCCGCGCCTACTACCAGGCCCGCATGCGGCTCGTCCGCGACGCCCTCGCCTCCGGATCCGAGCGGATGCGCCGTATCGCCCGCGAAACGATGGACATGGTCCACGACGCCCTCGACCTCAACTACCTCGAGAAGTACTGA
- a CDS encoding four helix bundle protein has translation MTAADHHDIEAWNTAIRLAASIGRLKIGSNLRASQEAHERAFEAAGEAAARIAEAGAREGQAQAAILREARGALAACRSWLHVLAALTNEPETVFADELELIEQAGKQINAYLRVAERAGAAGAPARQPAAGRPAPQPGTGRPPGRLGGPR, from the coding sequence ATGACCGCCGCCGACCACCACGACATCGAGGCCTGGAACACGGCCATCCGGCTCGCCGCGTCCATCGGCCGCCTCAAGATCGGCTCGAACCTCCGCGCCTCCCAGGAGGCCCACGAGCGCGCCTTCGAGGCCGCCGGCGAAGCCGCCGCCCGCATCGCCGAAGCCGGCGCCCGAGAAGGCCAGGCCCAGGCCGCCATCCTCCGCGAGGCGCGCGGTGCGCTTGCCGCCTGCCGCTCCTGGCTCCACGTCCTCGCCGCGCTCACCAACGAGCCGGAAACCGTCTTCGCCGATGAGCTCGAACTCATCGAGCAGGCCGGCAAGCAGATCAACGCCTACCTGCGCGTGGCCGAGCGCGCCGGCGCAGCGGGCGCGCCCGCGCGCCAGCCCGCTGCCGGCCGCCCGGCGCCCCAGCCCGGCACGGGCCGCCCGCCCGGACGCCTCGGAGGCCCCCGGTGA
- a CDS encoding CADD family putative folate metabolism protein produces MLTVSTEFEARLKAVLEAKSMLKHPFYVEWTQGTLPMHKMQEYARQYYHFEAAFPRFLSAIHTRTESPNIRQLILDNLWDEEHGERNHPALWLEFARAVGVEPDEVITAELRPETRALVDHFRHMASTSPIAEALGTLFAYEGQVPAIAWQKIKGLTEFYGFEPKQFEFFSVHLVADIAHSGAEMEAIAEACTDEDAVIRAVDTACDRLLAFLDGCYAAAA; encoded by the coding sequence ATGCTCACCGTCTCCACCGAGTTCGAAGCCCGCCTCAAGGCAGTCCTCGAGGCGAAGTCCATGCTCAAGCACCCCTTCTACGTCGAGTGGACGCAGGGCACCCTCCCCATGCACAAGATGCAGGAGTACGCCCGCCAGTACTACCACTTCGAGGCCGCGTTCCCGCGCTTCCTCTCCGCCATCCACACCCGCACCGAAAGCCCCAATATCCGTCAGCTCATTCTCGATAACCTCTGGGACGAAGAGCATGGCGAACGGAACCATCCTGCCCTCTGGCTCGAATTCGCCCGCGCCGTCGGCGTCGAACCTGACGAGGTGATCACCGCCGAGCTTCGCCCCGAGACGCGCGCCCTCGTCGACCACTTCCGCCACATGGCGTCAACCTCCCCCATCGCGGAGGCGCTCGGCACCCTCTTCGCCTACGAAGGGCAGGTCCCGGCTATCGCCTGGCAGAAGATCAAGGGCCTCACGGAGTTCTACGGCTTCGAGCCGAAGCAGTTCGAATTCTTCTCCGTGCACCTCGTCGCCGATATCGCCCACTCCGGCGCCGAGATGGAGGCCATCGCCGAGGCCTGCACCGATGAAGACGCCGTCATCCGCGCCGTCGACACCGCCTGCGACCGCCTCCTCGCGTTCCTCGACGGCTGCTACGCCGCTGCCGCCTGA
- a CDS encoding TrpB-like pyridoxal phosphate-dependent enzyme: MATRKFLLSDDRIPTHWYNIAADLPTPPPPPLHPATHQPIGPEALAPLFPMELIKQEVSTERYIEIPEEVRRIYSIWRPSPLIRATFLEQTLQTPAHIYYKYEGVSPSGSHKPNTAVAQAYYNKQEGVKRIATETGAGQWGSSLAFACQIFGLECKVYMVRVSYNQKPYRRSLMQVWGGTVVPSPSHDTEAGRKILAEDPENSGSLGIAISEAVEDAAMREDTKYSLGSVLNHVLLHQTVIGQEAIAQMEMAGEYPDVVIGCAGGGSNAAGLIFPFMKDRLAGKTSTRFLAVEPASCPSLTKGEYRYDFGDTAGLTPLMKMYTLGHTFMPPGIHAGGLRYHAMAPLICHLYDQGYIEARAYPQNACFEAATLFARTEGIVPAPESSHAIRAAIDEAIQAREEGRSRVILFNLSGHGLLDLQAYDDYLAGKLIDDFYPEEKVREAMKDLPVI, encoded by the coding sequence ATGGCAACCCGCAAATTCCTCCTCAGCGACGACCGCATCCCCACCCACTGGTACAACATCGCGGCCGACCTCCCCACCCCGCCCCCTCCGCCTCTCCATCCCGCCACCCATCAGCCCATCGGCCCCGAAGCGCTCGCCCCGCTCTTCCCCATGGAGCTCATCAAGCAGGAAGTCAGCACCGAGCGCTACATCGAAATCCCCGAGGAAGTGCGCCGCATTTACAGCATCTGGCGCCCCTCGCCCCTCATCCGCGCCACCTTCCTTGAGCAGACGCTCCAGACCCCTGCCCACATCTACTACAAGTACGAAGGCGTCTCCCCCTCCGGCTCCCACAAGCCCAACACCGCCGTCGCCCAGGCCTACTACAACAAACAGGAAGGCGTGAAGCGGATCGCCACCGAAACCGGCGCCGGCCAGTGGGGCTCCTCCCTTGCATTCGCCTGCCAGATTTTCGGCCTCGAATGCAAGGTCTACATGGTCCGCGTCTCCTACAACCAGAAACCCTACCGCCGCTCCCTCATGCAGGTCTGGGGCGGCACCGTCGTCCCCAGCCCCAGCCACGACACCGAAGCCGGCCGGAAAATCCTCGCCGAAGACCCCGAAAACTCCGGCTCCCTCGGCATCGCCATCTCCGAAGCCGTCGAAGACGCCGCCATGCGCGAGGATACGAAGTACTCCCTCGGCAGCGTGCTCAACCACGTCCTCCTCCACCAGACCGTCATCGGCCAGGAAGCCATCGCCCAGATGGAAATGGCCGGCGAATACCCCGACGTCGTCATCGGCTGCGCCGGCGGCGGCTCCAACGCGGCCGGCCTCATCTTCCCCTTCATGAAGGACCGCCTCGCCGGGAAGACCTCCACCCGCTTCCTCGCCGTCGAACCCGCCTCCTGCCCCTCCCTCACCAAGGGCGAATACCGCTACGACTTCGGTGATACCGCCGGGCTCACCCCGCTCATGAAGATGTACACCCTCGGCCACACCTTCATGCCCCCGGGCATCCATGCCGGCGGCCTCCGCTACCACGCCATGGCCCCGCTCATCTGCCACCTCTACGACCAGGGCTACATCGAAGCCCGCGCCTACCCCCAGAACGCCTGCTTCGAAGCCGCCACCCTCTTCGCCCGCACCGAGGGCATCGTTCCCGCCCCCGAAAGCTCCCACGCCATCCGCGCCGCCATCGACGAGGCCATCCAGGCCCGCGAGGAGGGCCGCTCCCGCGTCATCCTCTTCAACCTCTCCGGCCACGGCCTCCTCGACCTCCAGGCCTACGACGACTACCTCGCAGGCAAACTCATCGACGACTTCTACCCGGAGGAGAAGGTCCGCGAGGCGATGAAGGACCTCCCCGTCATCTAA
- a CDS encoding alpha/beta fold hydrolase, whose amino-acid sequence MSTVYPVRDIFVQANGLRHHLLARGAPGAPVVLMIHGLAGQAHTFDGIANILAARYHVYCLDVRGRGESEWGPPGQYNIDTYVEDLEAVREALGLQRFALVGTSMGGLITMQYAPRFPERVSRAVLNDIGPEIDPAGLQRILAYVQNAPEMFADLKAVVRYYREHYAPMVAHLNDDQLAEFARYNVRRSDSGVYVWKMDPAVRTAPPKPPALDPWDAFRAMECPVLIIRGAQSDVLSAETARKMLEANPRARLVEVPGVGHAPLLVEPEARKALEAFLAEGA is encoded by the coding sequence ATGTCCACCGTCTACCCCGTGCGCGATATCTTCGTCCAGGCGAACGGCCTCCGGCATCACCTCCTCGCCCGCGGCGCCCCCGGCGCACCCGTGGTCCTCATGATCCACGGCCTCGCCGGCCAGGCCCACACCTTCGACGGCATCGCCAACATCCTCGCCGCCCGCTACCACGTCTACTGCCTCGACGTCCGCGGCCGCGGCGAATCCGAATGGGGCCCGCCCGGCCAGTACAACATCGATACCTACGTCGAAGACCTCGAAGCCGTCCGCGAAGCCCTCGGCCTCCAGCGCTTCGCCCTCGTCGGCACCTCCATGGGCGGCCTCATCACCATGCAGTACGCCCCCCGCTTCCCCGAACGGGTTTCACGCGCCGTCCTGAACGATATCGGCCCCGAAATCGACCCCGCCGGCCTCCAGCGCATCCTTGCCTACGTCCAGAACGCCCCCGAGATGTTCGCCGACCTCAAGGCCGTGGTCCGCTACTACCGCGAACACTACGCCCCCATGGTCGCCCACCTCAACGACGACCAGCTCGCCGAGTTCGCCCGCTACAACGTCCGCCGCTCCGATTCCGGCGTCTACGTCTGGAAGATGGACCCCGCCGTCCGCACCGCCCCCCCGAAACCCCCGGCCCTCGACCCGTGGGACGCCTTCCGCGCCATGGAGTGCCCCGTGCTTATCATCCGCGGCGCCCAGAGCGACGTCCTCTCCGCGGAGACGGCCCGCAAAATGCTCGAGGCGAACCCCCGCGCCCGCCTTGTCGAAGTTCCCGGCGTCGGCCACGCCCCGCTCCTCGTCGAGCCGGAGGCCCGCAAGGCCCTCGAAGCCTTCCTCGCCGAAGGCGCCTGA
- a CDS encoding DUF2203 domain-containing protein gives MPPAMRLFTLEEARAALPEVIPILERLRQASLELRAIAAARAAAARGATADGHDLASPFAPAESDPAGPLRAAIRSAMEALEARGIELKDPARGLIDFPHRRGDRIVYLCYELGEPTITSWHDIDAGYAGRQPL, from the coding sequence ATGCCGCCCGCCATGCGCCTCTTCACGCTCGAAGAAGCCCGCGCCGCCCTCCCCGAGGTCATCCCCATCCTCGAACGGCTCCGGCAGGCCTCCCTCGAACTCCGCGCCATCGCCGCCGCCCGGGCCGCCGCCGCCCGCGGCGCCACCGCCGATGGCCACGACCTCGCCTCGCCCTTCGCCCCCGCCGAATCCGACCCCGCCGGCCCCCTCCGTGCAGCCATCCGCTCCGCCATGGAAGCCCTTGAAGCCCGCGGCATCGAACTCAAAGACCCGGCCCGCGGCCTCATCGACTTCCCCCATCGCCGCGGCGACCGCATCGTCTACCTCTGCTACGAACTCGGCGAACCCACCATCACCAGCTGGCACGACATCGATGCCGGCTACGCCGGGCGCCAGCCGCTCTGA